A single genomic interval of Selenobaculum gibii harbors:
- a CDS encoding class II glutamine amidotransferase domain-containing protein, giving the protein MCRIGSIKSKFPVHPSKALHLMLPQQEGHDNSGFAMVMQDLYGVFENYKDKPLLSLACTQRGAQLVEDYMDSHNFVQVAEWIPKGNKQPGLDIKAMPYYIFRNYDYPEKYRDKSKEARDELLLDTRLALRKILEDEDEGYVYSFWPDVLTLKEIGDPRDIATYFRLWDDSGDLMAKSIVTQCRQNTNYDIVRYAAHPFFIQGYTLCANGENTFYTKNKEYQKSLHRGYIGFESDSQNFIYTLHYVLRQLKWPIKYFKHVITPLPFNEIEQREDREVLEAIRQSLGHLEINGPNTIIAVLPDGNMITCCDSKKLRPVVVGGDENTIAISSEVCGLNVILPNRDTTKDIYPNEREVVVINNDLEVQRWKQ; this is encoded by the coding sequence ATGTGCAGAATTGGTTCAATAAAAAGTAAATTCCCAGTTCATCCATCGAAAGCATTACATTTAATGCTGCCTCAACAGGAAGGTCATGATAACTCTGGTTTTGCGATGGTTATGCAAGACTTATATGGAGTTTTTGAAAATTATAAAGATAAGCCTCTATTATCCCTTGCATGTACGCAACGCGGGGCACAACTCGTTGAAGATTATATGGATAGTCATAACTTTGTGCAGGTTGCAGAATGGATTCCTAAAGGAAACAAGCAACCGGGACTAGATATTAAAGCAATGCCTTATTATATTTTTCGTAACTATGATTATCCTGAAAAATATCGCGATAAATCGAAAGAGGCGCGTGACGAATTATTATTAGATACACGATTGGCACTAAGAAAAATTTTAGAAGACGAAGATGAAGGGTATGTATATTCCTTTTGGCCGGATGTATTAACACTTAAAGAAATTGGTGACCCAAGAGATATTGCTACGTATTTCCGCCTCTGGGATGATAGTGGGGATTTGATGGCAAAAAGTATTGTTACACAATGTCGCCAAAATACAAACTACGATATTGTTCGTTATGCTGCACATCCGTTCTTTATTCAAGGCTATACGCTTTGTGCAAATGGAGAAAACACTTTTTATACGAAAAATAAAGAGTATCAAAAATCTTTGCATCGTGGCTATATTGGTTTTGAGTCCGATTCGCAAAACTTTATCTATACGCTTCATTATGTTCTGCGTCAATTAAAATGGCCAATTAAATATTTTAAACACGTGATTACACCTTTGCCATTTAATGAAATAGAGCAAAGGGAAGATAGAGAAGTTTTAGAAGCAATTCGCCAATCGCTTGGACATTTGGAAATCAACGGGCCAAATACAATTATTGCAGTACTTCCAGATGGCAATATGATTACTTGTTGCGATTCTAAAAAACTTCGTCCAGTTGTTGTTGGCGGCGATGAAAATACAATTGCAATTTCATCTGAGGTTTGCGGACTCAATGTAATTTTGCCAAATCGTGATACGACGAAGGATATTTATCCGAATGAACGCGAAGTCGTTGTGATTAATAATGACTTGGAGGTGCAGAGATGGAAACAGTAA
- the yyaC gene encoding spore protease YyaC, whose product MQNLMTELSPTASPKLSVHTPTAIYEFAQRITPFLKEAYTSNRDIVFVCIGTDRSTGDALGPLTGSKLKQLNLKTPVYGTLDEPVHATNLAEYSKIIYESNQNPFLIAVDACLGQLNNVGYLSIGKGAVKPGAAVKKDLPPIGDAYITGIVNVGGFMEHLVLQSTRLNLVMKMSDTIARSISFALHRFA is encoded by the coding sequence ATGCAAAATCTTATGACAGAGCTATCCCCAACTGCTTCACCAAAATTATCCGTACATACCCCAACTGCAATATACGAATTTGCTCAACGAATTACACCTTTTTTAAAAGAAGCCTATACCAGCAATCGGGATATCGTTTTTGTTTGTATTGGGACAGATCGCTCTACCGGCGATGCACTTGGACCGCTCACTGGAAGCAAACTAAAACAACTAAATTTGAAAACCCCTGTGTATGGAACATTAGATGAACCCGTACATGCAACCAATTTAGCCGAATATAGTAAAATTATTTATGAATCAAATCAAAACCCTTTTCTCATTGCAGTTGATGCATGCCTTGGTCAATTAAACAATGTCGGCTATCTTTCTATTGGTAAAGGCGCTGTAAAACCTGGTGCCGCTGTAAAAAAAGACTTACCACCGATTGGTGATGCTTACATTACCGGCATAGTCAATGTCGGTGGATTCATGGAACATCTTGTATTGCAAAGTACACGTTTAAATTTAGTAATGAAAATGTCAGATACTATCGCTCGTTCCATTTCTTTTGCGCTTCATCGATTTGCTTGA
- the yjeH gene encoding L-methionine/branched-chain amino acid transporter, translating to MSNLKKTLNLYQGIGILVSTLLGSSIFIIPAVAATIAGVYSIIAWVVTILFMIPIAFTFSNLGSFYPHAGGTAFFVKQALGDCFENFTSWLYLAVMPIGPPVVIITGANYIGAVVQANDMEVFFICVGMVVAMFLMNLMGLKFAGSIQSIISIIIVGILLGIIVLALGKQSELFFDFVNFNITANADTMLNISRAITIVFWCFVGLEAIVHLSSEFKDIKKDFPKTIFISMAIVGGLCVLISLIVLKYKAYGTEQIDANYMVFLLKYLLGNSSVIFIGIIGFFSCFTTVNLYILSFSRMIYSMGESGIISSFFSKVTNRGIPLNALIPCYLCVLATIVLKYSVGIKLESLILYANGIFVALYLLASISGVILLSGIKRFLAITSTIFCMFIYFSLGYQILYSLVIIILAFFYDATRKKYKAVNLVDD from the coding sequence ATGTCTAATTTAAAAAAGACTTTAAATTTGTACCAAGGAATAGGAATATTAGTATCTACGTTACTTGGATCAAGCATTTTTATTATACCTGCGGTTGCGGCCACAATCGCAGGGGTTTATTCAATTATAGCTTGGGTAGTTACCATTTTATTTATGATTCCAATAGCCTTTACTTTTAGTAATTTGGGAAGTTTCTATCCACATGCGGGCGGAACTGCTTTTTTTGTGAAACAAGCTTTGGGAGATTGCTTTGAAAATTTTACTTCATGGCTGTATTTAGCCGTTATGCCGATTGGTCCTCCTGTTGTGATTATCACAGGGGCAAATTATATAGGTGCAGTGGTACAAGCAAATGATATGGAGGTCTTTTTTATTTGCGTTGGAATGGTTGTAGCAATGTTTCTTATGAATTTAATGGGATTAAAATTCGCTGGAAGTATTCAAAGTATAATATCGATAATAATCGTTGGAATTTTACTTGGAATAATCGTTTTGGCATTAGGAAAACAATCGGAGTTATTTTTTGATTTTGTTAATTTTAATATAACAGCAAATGCTGATACTATGCTAAATATTAGTAGAGCGATTACTATTGTATTTTGGTGTTTTGTAGGTTTAGAAGCTATCGTACATCTTTCTTCCGAATTTAAAGACATAAAAAAAGACTTTCCTAAAACAATTTTTATCAGCATGGCTATAGTTGGTGGATTATGTGTCTTAATTAGTTTGATAGTTCTAAAATATAAGGCATATGGAACTGAGCAAATAGATGCGAATTATATGGTGTTCTTATTAAAGTATTTATTGGGAAATTCTAGTGTTATTTTTATTGGCATTATAGGATTTTTTAGTTGTTTTACAACGGTAAATCTTTATATTTTAAGCTTTTCACGGATGATTTACAGTATGGGGGAAAGTGGAATTATTTCTTCTTTTTTTTCAAAAGTAACGAATCGGGGCATTCCGTTAAATGCATTGATTCCTTGCTACTTATGTGTCCTTGCAACAATTGTTTTGAAATATTCAGTCGGAATCAAACTGGAAAGTTTAATTTTATATGCAAATGGAATTTTTGTAGCACTTTATTTACTTGCTTCAATTTCAGGAGTAATTTTACTAAGCGGAATAAAACGGTTTTTAGCAATTACTTCAACTATATTTTGTATGTTTATATATTTTTCGTTAGGTTATCAGATTCTGTACTCTTTAGTTATCATCATTTTAGCTTTCTTTTACGATGCAACGCGCAAAAAATATAAAGCTGTCAATTTAGTTGATGACTGA
- a CDS encoding radical SAM protein → MIGLKGNKFTKDEVYSAMKEGKLLTLHIFLENVCNFKCPFCLTQTRTFTNELNTEETKQIIRDGKQLGVKTVLIAGAGEPLMAKNFWEIVSFIKEQNLNVIVFSNLSLITHQIAEKLYKNEVAIIGKLNSFKKETQEKYIGNLKGAYEKMQMGLKNLIDIGYTRLNNNHETMLALETSILHDNVHELYDFWVYCRNHNMFPIVDTIYYQGKATESAYEDYLVDYPVVRDAVKRINEFDRENGYTWGLKILNRKGKGVIIGELGLDCIKIGTNLNVDVEGRVYDCFNMSGEGYGNIRENSLVDIWRKSKPYCDGIALHGLCKCRNYVDREEIRKELACLI, encoded by the coding sequence ATGATTGGGTTAAAGGGAAATAAATTTACTAAAGATGAGGTATACAGTGCAATGAAAGAAGGGAAGCTTTTAACTTTACATATATTTTTAGAAAATGTATGTAATTTTAAATGCCCTTTTTGTTTAACGCAGACAAGAACTTTCACTAATGAATTAAATACTGAAGAAACGAAGCAGATCATTAGAGATGGAAAGCAACTGGGAGTAAAAACGGTATTAATCGCTGGTGCAGGAGAGCCTCTGATGGCAAAAAATTTTTGGGAGATTGTCAGCTTTATTAAAGAGCAAAATTTGAATGTAATAGTTTTTTCGAATTTAAGTTTAATTACTCATCAAATTGCTGAAAAGTTATATAAAAATGAGGTTGCTATAATAGGGAAGCTTAATAGCTTTAAAAAAGAAACTCAAGAAAAGTATATTGGTAATCTTAAAGGTGCATATGAAAAGATGCAAATGGGGCTTAAAAATTTAATAGATATTGGATATACAAGACTAAATAATAATCATGAAACAATGCTTGCATTAGAGACATCAATACTTCATGATAATGTACATGAACTATATGATTTCTGGGTTTATTGTAGAAATCACAATATGTTTCCTATTGTAGATACAATTTATTATCAAGGCAAGGCGACTGAGTCAGCATATGAAGATTATTTAGTTGATTACCCTGTTGTGAGGGATGCAGTAAAAAGAATTAACGAATTTGATAGGGAAAATGGATACACTTGGGGTTTGAAAATTCTCAATAGAAAGGGGAAAGGTGTTATTATTGGAGAGTTAGGGTTAGATTGTATAAAAATAGGAACAAATTTAAATGTTGACGTAGAGGGAAGGGTATATGATTGCTTTAATATGTCTGGAGAAGGGTATGGAAATATTCGTGAAAATAGTTTAGTTGATATTTGGAGAAAATCTAAACCTTATTGTGACGGAATTGCTTTGCATGGGTTATGTAAATGCAGAAATTATGTTGACCGAGAAGAAATAAGAAAGGAATTGGCATGTCTAATTTAA
- a CDS encoding DeoR/GlpR family DNA-binding transcription regulator, translating into MKAIERRQEILKLLETMRSLTIKELAEKLEVSTMTIRRDLNIFSQQGLITLTHGSAVLNSGGAFFYNQRFRKKKLQPEKSRIGQYCASLVKEGSSIFIDCGSTTEEIAGHLIDRKNIVVLTDSLPAANILSAAKEVKLLIAPGEYVESINGFIGELTNEFIRRFTVDILFLAGTGVHSKSGVTTASIVDAETKRALVGQARKVVLAMDHTKIQINSLVTVAELSRLDMIVTNKEADPKLLEHLRGHGVEIILV; encoded by the coding sequence ATGAAGGCAATAGAACGGCGCCAAGAAATATTGAAATTATTGGAAACGATGCGTTCGCTTACAATTAAAGAGCTTGCTGAAAAGTTAGAGGTATCGACGATGACAATTCGGAGAGACTTAAATATTTTTTCTCAACAAGGTTTGATTACGTTAACGCATGGAAGCGCAGTTTTAAATAGTGGAGGGGCATTTTTTTATAACCAACGATTTCGCAAAAAAAAATTGCAGCCAGAGAAAAGTCGCATTGGTCAATATTGCGCAAGTTTAGTAAAAGAAGGATCTTCAATATTTATTGATTGTGGGTCGACAACGGAGGAAATTGCAGGGCATTTAATAGATCGAAAAAATATTGTTGTTTTAACTGACTCTTTGCCAGCTGCAAATATTTTAAGTGCAGCTAAAGAGGTAAAGTTATTAATTGCGCCAGGGGAATATGTTGAAAGTATCAATGGATTTATTGGCGAATTAACGAACGAGTTTATTCGGCGTTTTACAGTAGATATTTTATTTTTGGCTGGAACCGGAGTGCATAGTAAAAGTGGTGTAACAACTGCTAGTATTGTAGATGCCGAAACAAAACGTGCTTTGGTGGGGCAGGCTCGAAAAGTTGTCTTAGCTATGGACCATACAAAAATACAAATAAATTCACTTGTTACCGTTGCCGAGCTATCAAGGCTAGATATGATCGTGACGAATAAAGAGGCAGATCCTAAATTACTTGAACATTTACGTGGGCATGGCGTGGAAATTATTTTAGTGTAA
- a CDS encoding PTS sugar transporter subunit IIA, with amino-acid sequence MKFLLISNSTLAEEMYEAMKNFYTNPEIDFIHLASLSTNDFIKKIKNYLLSTSEEFLILCDLYGSTAFNETAYLLQELKLLHRSVIITGMSLPMTFKLYGLKDQWNICSIKSLYQTPDSKNHGIFIYDKEVAI; translated from the coding sequence ATGAAATTTCTACTAATCTCAAACAGTACCCTTGCAGAGGAGATGTATGAAGCAATGAAAAATTTTTATACCAATCCCGAAATTGATTTTATTCATTTAGCCTCTTTATCAACGAATGACTTTATTAAAAAAATTAAAAATTATTTATTAAGCACCTCCGAAGAATTTTTAATTCTTTGTGATTTATATGGGAGCACGGCTTTTAATGAAACTGCTTATTTATTACAAGAATTAAAACTTTTGCACCGTAGTGTAATAATCACCGGCATGAGTCTGCCAATGACCTTTAAACTTTACGGTTTAAAGGACCAGTGGAACATATGCTCAATAAAATCACTTTACCAGACACCGGACTCTAAAAATCATGGAATTTTTATTTATGACAAAGAAGTCGCTATCTAA
- a CDS encoding [FeFe] hydrogenase, group A, which translates to MTKHEFANLRIPIEADNPAIIRNNDLCIKCGQCLQVCKNEIAVGRLYDLTSTNDMAICIHCGQCANICPVNAITERKEFDFVRKEIQDPDKIVIFSTSPSVRVGLGEEFNLPAGSFVEGKMVTALRLLGADFVLDTNFSADLTIMEEASELVERITKKNKPLPQFTSCCPAWVKFAETFYPQILPHISSAKSPIGMQGPTIKTFFAQLNHLDSKKIVNVAVTPCTAKKFEIRRSEMIASANYLNEPELHDMDYVITTRELAQWLREEGIDFNALMDSDYDEFMGVASGSGVIFGNTGGVMEAAARTAYYLITGENPPSDFMTLQSVRGMDGIREATVTIDHIPLKLAIVHGTENVRQLIEAWQAGEKQYDFVEVMTCRGGCIGGGGQPKANPITDEIRNARIKSLYHKDHHMTLRFSHENPEIKKTYTDFYHAPLSELAEKLLHTTYLDRSNDLGPLGIIKAKTSVEAKPANLATSTKQYRCTICGYIHEGEIPDDFTCPLCGVPKDLFEEVKH; encoded by the coding sequence ATGACTAAACATGAATTCGCTAATTTAAGAATTCCTATCGAAGCCGACAATCCAGCTATCATTCGTAATAATGATTTATGTATTAAATGCGGACAATGTCTACAAGTATGTAAAAATGAAATTGCTGTAGGACGTTTATACGACTTAACGAGTACAAATGATATGGCTATCTGCATCCATTGCGGTCAATGTGCAAATATTTGTCCTGTAAATGCAATTACAGAACGAAAAGAATTTGATTTTGTACGCAAAGAAATTCAAGATCCTGATAAAATTGTTATCTTTAGTACCTCACCTTCTGTCCGTGTCGGATTAGGCGAAGAATTCAATCTACCCGCTGGCAGTTTTGTCGAAGGAAAAATGGTTACAGCTTTACGCCTGCTCGGTGCTGATTTTGTATTAGACACCAATTTTTCTGCCGATTTAACTATTATGGAGGAAGCTAGCGAACTCGTTGAACGCATCACCAAAAAGAATAAGCCACTCCCTCAATTTACAAGTTGCTGCCCTGCATGGGTAAAATTTGCTGAAACCTTTTACCCTCAAATTCTTCCCCATATTTCCTCAGCCAAAAGTCCAATTGGAATGCAAGGCCCGACAATTAAAACCTTTTTTGCTCAGCTAAATCATTTAGACAGCAAAAAAATTGTAAATGTTGCAGTAACCCCTTGTACTGCCAAAAAATTTGAAATACGCCGTTCAGAAATGATTGCATCTGCAAATTACTTAAATGAACCGGAGCTTCATGATATGGATTATGTCATTACAACGCGTGAACTAGCACAATGGCTAAGAGAAGAAGGTATTGATTTCAATGCTTTAATGGATTCTGACTATGATGAATTTATGGGGGTAGCGTCTGGTTCCGGTGTAATTTTCGGTAATACCGGCGGCGTAATGGAAGCAGCTGCGCGGACGGCCTATTATTTAATTACAGGTGAAAATCCACCTAGCGATTTTATGACACTTCAGTCCGTTCGAGGTATGGATGGTATTCGCGAAGCAACCGTTACTATTGATCATATCCCATTAAAACTCGCAATTGTCCATGGAACAGAAAATGTTCGACAGCTGATTGAGGCTTGGCAAGCTGGGGAGAAACAATATGATTTTGTTGAGGTAATGACATGTCGCGGCGGTTGTATCGGTGGCGGCGGACAGCCAAAAGCAAATCCCATAACAGATGAAATCCGCAATGCGAGAATTAAGTCTTTATATCATAAAGACCATCATATGACACTACGCTTTAGTCATGAAAATCCAGAGATAAAAAAAACTTACACTGACTTTTATCATGCCCCACTTAGTGAACTAGCAGAAAAACTACTACATACAACTTACCTGGATCGCAGCAATGACTTAGGCCCATTAGGAATAATAAAAGCTAAAACTTCCGTAGAAGCTAAGCCAGCTAATTTAGCAACGAGCACTAAACAGTATCGTTGTACCATCTGTGGCTATATCCATGAGGGTGAAATTCCCGATGATTTCACCTGTCCTTTATGTGGCGTGCCAAAAGATTTATTCGAAGAAGTAAAACATTGA
- a CDS encoding bactofilin family protein, whose product MFKLGKNNDNSFSSDIETVIGKNTQIKGSIHGSGNMRVDGMVEGEISITGEIVVGDAGRVIGNISGRSVLISGEVTGNISAESKLEIMPNGKLYGDVNASVLSIAEGAVFRGQSNMEPRPITNEEE is encoded by the coding sequence ATGTTTAAACTAGGCAAAAATAATGATAATAGTTTTTCGAGTGATATAGAGACAGTTATCGGGAAAAATACTCAAATCAAAGGGTCTATTCATGGGTCAGGAAATATGCGTGTGGATGGGATGGTCGAAGGCGAGATTTCTATTACAGGCGAAATTGTAGTTGGCGATGCTGGTCGAGTAATTGGTAATATTAGTGGGCGCAGTGTTCTTATTTCTGGTGAAGTAACTGGAAACATTAGTGCTGAAAGTAAACTTGAAATTATGCCAAACGGTAAGCTATATGGTGATGTAAATGCAAGCGTACTTAGTATAGCTGAAGGTGCGGTATTTAGAGGTCAAAGTAATATGGAGCCTAGACCTATTACAAATGAAGAAGAATAG
- a CDS encoding M23 family metallopeptidase, with translation MHKKVHKPDNREYTLKIIPHQGETVRSIRLPIRTIKYGAAAICLGVTLFVGALGYSTYNASLVEKDKAELTQLREVNGLQQAQLLQLSKKTAELQEDMEKLNELEVEIRQLTSIESNEVSRSGVTRLGAVHEGQGGPSITPNIENVNETLDDLIGSAKIRQQSLEDLKGKIKDKKAQMAITPSIWPASGDVSSRYGLRWNGSDFHPGIDIANDIGTPIVAAADGVVVDSGWNSGGYGYMVDLDHGNGIVTRYAHNSRNAVSVGQVVKKGQLIAYMGSTGFSTGPHVHYEVRVNGKAVNPDRFL, from the coding sequence ATGCATAAAAAAGTACACAAACCCGACAACAGAGAATATACTCTAAAAATTATTCCGCACCAAGGTGAAACTGTACGAAGTATCCGGCTACCGATTCGTACAATAAAATATGGTGCGGCTGCTATTTGTTTAGGGGTGACTTTGTTTGTGGGAGCTCTTGGGTACTCCACGTACAATGCAAGCCTTGTTGAAAAGGATAAGGCAGAGTTAACGCAATTACGTGAAGTCAATGGTCTTCAGCAAGCACAATTATTGCAGCTTTCAAAGAAGACAGCTGAATTACAAGAGGATATGGAAAAATTAAATGAATTGGAAGTAGAAATACGCCAATTGACATCAATTGAAAGTAATGAAGTATCACGTTCTGGAGTGACTAGACTTGGGGCGGTGCATGAAGGACAAGGTGGCCCGTCAATTACTCCAAATATTGAAAATGTAAATGAAACATTAGATGATTTAATTGGTAGTGCAAAAATTCGTCAACAAAGTTTGGAAGACTTAAAAGGGAAAATTAAGGATAAGAAAGCACAAATGGCAATAACTCCATCTATATGGCCTGCTAGCGGTGATGTTAGTTCGCGCTATGGACTAAGATGGAACGGCAGTGACTTTCATCCTGGTATAGATATTGCGAATGATATTGGTACACCAATCGTAGCTGCTGCGGATGGTGTTGTTGTTGATAGTGGTTGGAATTCTGGCGGATATGGCTATATGGTTGACCTTGATCATGGAAATGGAATTGTAACTAGGTATGCGCATAATTCTCGTAATGCAGTGAGCGTGGGGCAGGTTGTAAAAAAAGGTCAGCTTATTGCGTATATGGGTAGTACTGGCTTTAGCACAGGACCGCATGTTCATTACGAAGTCCGTGTAAATGGCAAGGCGGTAAATCCGGATCGCTTTTTATAA
- a CDS encoding DUF4446 family protein produces MNMDLNLEGVSAFILNNVHYVLLIMTVLIFIALIVFININIKLTKMNKRYRKLMMGMDGCNIERLLMGHIDEVRDTVQKVEALEAEYKRVDAMNQKAVQKVGVVRFSPFEEIGSDLSFAVAFLDYHNDGVVFSSIFGRDESRCYAKPIKNGESTYVLTEEEKQALSEAMKK; encoded by the coding sequence ATGAATATGGATTTGAATTTAGAAGGCGTTTCGGCATTTATCCTTAATAATGTCCATTATGTGTTACTTATTATGACGGTCTTAATTTTTATTGCTTTAATTGTTTTTATTAATATCAATATTAAATTAACAAAAATGAATAAGCGTTATCGAAAATTAATGATGGGTATGGATGGTTGCAATATTGAACGATTACTTATGGGACATATTGATGAAGTGCGTGATACAGTGCAAAAGGTAGAAGCATTAGAAGCTGAATATAAAAGAGTGGATGCAATGAATCAGAAAGCTGTGCAAAAAGTTGGTGTAGTCCGCTTTAGTCCATTTGAGGAAATTGGCAGTGATTTAAGTTTTGCAGTCGCTTTTTTAGATTACCATAATGATGGTGTCGTATTTTCAAGTATATTTGGACGTGATGAATCACGTTGCTATGCAAAACCAATTAAAAATGGCGAATCTACATATGTACTAACGGAAGAAGAAAAACAAGCACTTTCTGAAGCAATGAAAAAATAG
- a CDS encoding DUF554 domain-containing protein encodes MNGSLTNFLAIVIGSGIGLFIKRGIPERYKETVMQSLGIAVGIIGLKMALSSENMILVILSIAIGAVCGECLKIQQALDHFGAALTHRLGDRYGDVGRGFVTATLVFCIGAMAIVGSIQEGINGDSSILYAKSMLDGIIAIVFAAAMGIGVAFAAIPVLFYQGMITICASVSGEAISQSAITELTAVGGILIIGISLNMLELKLIRVANLLPSIPIVILFVMMDLI; translated from the coding sequence ATGAATGGAAGTCTTACTAATTTTTTGGCAATTGTTATTGGCTCAGGAATAGGACTATTCATTAAACGAGGAATACCTGAACGTTATAAAGAGACCGTTATGCAATCATTGGGAATAGCTGTGGGGATTATTGGGCTAAAAATGGCACTTAGTAGTGAAAATATGATTCTTGTCATTTTAAGCATTGCCATTGGGGCAGTATGTGGTGAGTGTTTAAAAATTCAACAAGCTTTAGATCATTTTGGCGCTGCACTTACCCATAGACTTGGGGATAGATACGGTGATGTTGGAAGAGGCTTTGTAACGGCAACGCTTGTTTTTTGTATAGGCGCGATGGCAATTGTCGGTTCTATTCAAGAGGGAATTAACGGCGATTCTAGCATTTTATATGCAAAGTCAATGCTTGATGGAATTATTGCCATTGTATTTGCAGCAGCTATGGGAATTGGTGTCGCTTTCGCAGCTATTCCAGTACTTTTTTATCAGGGCATGATTACAATTTGTGCAAGTGTCTCTGGCGAAGCTATTTCACAATCAGCAATTACAGAGCTTACAGCAGTTGGAGGAATTTTAATTATTGGCATTAGCTTAAATATGTTGGAATTAAAATTGATTCGGGTTGCTAACTTATTGCCAAGCATACCAATTGTTATTTTATTTGTTATGATGGATTTAATTTAA
- the hydF gene encoding [FeFe] hydrogenase H-cluster maturation GTPase HydF, translating to MQTVPKANRIHIAIFGKRNAGKSSLINALTKQSVALVSDIAGTTTDPVYKAMEILPLGPVMIIDTAGLDDEGTLGKLRIEKTLEVLNKTDLAIIVIDGTGGVSTFDREIVNEVKKRKIPVVGVINKIDHLKTSEKLVQQSEETLQIDVVGVSTVTGHGIELLKGLMIKNAPQDWEEKAIVGDLINAKDHIVLVVPIDNAAPKGRLILPQVQVIRDILDYEGMCSIVKETELEEFLNRLKQKPFMVITDSQAFAKVAAITPLDIHLTSFSMLFARYKGDLNSYLKGVKAIGSLVPGDKVLIAEGCTHHRQSDDIGTVKIPRWLNEKVGGSLDYEWASGGGFPKDLTKYKLIIHCGACMLNRREVLYRLSNAGEEKIPVINYGILIAYLNGILYRTLAPFPEANALLKKIKKEN from the coding sequence ATGCAGACCGTACCTAAAGCAAATCGGATTCATATTGCGATTTTTGGTAAACGAAATGCAGGAAAATCCAGTTTGATTAACGCGTTAACAAAACAATCTGTTGCTTTAGTATCGGATATTGCTGGAACGACGACTGATCCAGTATATAAAGCAATGGAAATATTACCGCTTGGACCAGTGATGATTATTGATACTGCTGGTTTAGATGACGAAGGAACATTAGGAAAGTTAAGGATTGAAAAAACACTAGAAGTTTTGAATAAGACAGATTTAGCTATCATTGTTATTGATGGGACAGGTGGAGTCAGTACCTTCGATAGAGAAATTGTTAATGAAGTTAAAAAAAGAAAAATACCAGTCGTTGGGGTAATTAATAAGATTGATCACTTAAAAACAAGTGAAAAGCTTGTACAACAATCTGAAGAAACTCTTCAAATTGATGTAGTCGGTGTAAGTACGGTTACTGGCCATGGAATAGAATTATTAAAAGGATTGATGATAAAAAATGCTCCACAAGATTGGGAAGAAAAAGCGATTGTTGGAGACTTAATCAATGCGAAAGATCATATTGTCCTTGTAGTACCAATTGACAATGCTGCACCTAAAGGACGTTTAATCCTGCCTCAGGTTCAAGTTATACGAGATATTCTTGATTATGAAGGAATGTGCTCCATAGTAAAGGAAACAGAGTTAGAAGAATTTCTAAATAGATTGAAACAAAAGCCATTTATGGTTATTACTGACTCACAAGCTTTTGCTAAAGTTGCAGCGATTACTCCCTTAGATATTCATCTAACATCTTTTTCAATGTTATTTGCTAGATATAAAGGCGATTTAAATTCTTATCTGAAAGGTGTTAAAGCAATTGGAAGTCTTGTACCAGGTGATAAGGTGTTAATTGCTGAAGGGTGTACGCATCATCGTCAATCCGATGATATTGGTACGGTAAAAATACCTCGTTGGCTAAATGAAAAAGTCGGTGGAAGTTTAGATTATGAATGGGCTTCTGGTGGTGGTTTTCCTAAAGATTTGACAAAGTATAAATTAATTATTCACTGTGGAGCTTGCATGTTGAATCGTCGTGAGGTATTATATCGTTTGAGTAATGCAGGTGAAGAAAAAATTCCTGTGATTAACTATGGAATTCTAATTGCTTATTTAAATGGAATTTTGTATAGAACATTAGCTCCTTTCCCAGAAGCAAATGCGTTACTTAAAAAAATAAAGAAAGAGAACTGA